The proteins below come from a single Paramormyrops kingsleyae isolate MSU_618 chromosome 25, PKINGS_0.4, whole genome shotgun sequence genomic window:
- the pank2 gene encoding pantothenate kinase 2, mitochondrial isoform X1, with protein MELNGCHCEDEGGTEADDGETRQQTPGKGRAGDPRIDGGIEGGAAGPMEQGEPSERRARHTADSPRKSRPPFPWFGMDIGGTLVKLVYFEPKDITAEEEQEEVENLKSIRKYLTSNVAYGSTGIRDVHLELKDLTLCGRTGNLHFIRFPTQDLPAFLQMGRDKHFSSLHTALCATGGGAYKFEADFRMMADLQLLKLDELDCLIRGVLYIDSVNSSGPSECYYFENPTDPVHCIVKPYRLENPYPLLLVNIGSGVSILAVHSKDNFKRVTGTSLGGGTFLGLCCLLTGCSTFEEALEMASRGESTRVDKLVRDIYGGDYERFGLPGWAVASSFGNMMCKEKRESVSKEDLARATLVTITNNIGSITRMCALNENIERVVFVGNFLRVNTLSMKLLAYAMEYWSKGQLKALFLQHEGYFGAVGALLELLNPS; from the exons ATGGAGCTGAACGGCTGTCACTGTGAAGATGAAGGAGGCACAGAAGCTGACGACGGCGAAACACGGCAACAGACGCCCGGAAAGGGAAGAGCTGGCGATCCGCGTATTGACGGCGGCATTGAGGGGGGAGCGGCCGGCCCGATGGAGCAAGGCGAACCGAGCGAACGCCGCGCCAGACACACAGCGGATTCGCCGAGAAAGAGCAGGCCGC CCTTTCCCTGGTTCGGAATGGACATTGGTGGGACCCTCGTAAAACTTGTCTATTTTGAACCGAAGGACATCACAgcagaggaggaacaggaggaAGTGGAGAACCTGAAGAGCATCCGCAAGTATCTGACCTCTAATGTGGCTTATGGCTCCACCGGCATCCGGGATGTGCACCTGGAACTGAAGGATTTGACCCTGTGTGGCCGCACAGGCAACCTGCACTTCATTCGCTTCCCCACCCAAGACCTGCCTGCCTTCCTGCAGATGGGCCGCGATAAACACTTCTCCAGCCTCCATACGGCACTCTGTGCCACGGGTGGTGGGGCCTACAAGTTTGAGGCTGATTTCCGTATG ATGGCTGATCTACAGCTCCTGAAGCTGGATGAGTTGGACTGTCTCATCCGTGGTGTCCTGTACATTGACTCAGTCAACTCCAGCGGACCCTCTGAGTGTTACTACTTTGAAAATCCAACAGATCCAGTGCACTGCATAGTCAAGCCTTACAGACTGGAGAACCCCTACCCACTCTTGCTAGTCAACATCGGATCTGGGGTCAGCATTCTTGCAGTCCATTCCAAAGACAATTTTAAACGTGTCACTGGGACAAG TCTCGGTGGAGGGACTTTCCTTGGGCTGTGCTGTCTGCTGACGGGTTGCTCCACGTTTGAGGAAGCACTGGAGATGGCCTCACGTGGGGAGAGCACACGAGTAGACAAACTGGTGCGGGACATATATGGGGGCGATTATGAGAGATTTGGCCTCCCAGGCTGGGCTGTGGCCTCCAG TTTTGGAAACATGATGTGCAAGGAGAAGCGGGAATCTGTCTCCAAAGAAGACCTGGCCCGAGCAACATTAGTTACAATTACAAATAACATCGGCTCCATAACCAGGATGTGTGCCTTGAATGAG AACATAGAAAGGGTGGTGTTTGTGGGGAACTTCCTGAGGGTCAATACTCTCTCCATGAAGCTGCTGGCCTACGCTATGGAGTACTGGTCCAAAGGACAATTGAAGGCGCTGTTTCTTCAGCATGAG GGTTATTTCGGAGCTGTGGGAGCGCTTCTTGAGCTATTAAATCCCTCTTAa
- the pank2 gene encoding pantothenate kinase 2, mitochondrial isoform X2, which translates to MELNGCHCEDEGGTEADDGETRQQTPGKGRAGDPRIDGGIEGGAAGPMEQGEPSERRARHTADSPRKSRPPFPWFGMDIGGTLVKLVYFEPKDITAEEEQEEVENLKSIRKYLTSNVAYGSTGIRDVHLELKDLTLCGRTGNLHFIRFPTQDLPAFLQMGRDKHFSSLHTALCATGGGAYKFEADFRMMADLQLLKLDELDCLIRGVLYIDSVNSSGPSECYYFENPTDPVHCIVKPYRLENPYPLLLVNIGSGVSILAVHSKDNFKRVTGTSFGNMMCKEKRESVSKEDLARATLVTITNNIGSITRMCALNENIERVVFVGNFLRVNTLSMKLLAYAMEYWSKGQLKALFLQHEGYFGAVGALLELLNPS; encoded by the exons ATGGAGCTGAACGGCTGTCACTGTGAAGATGAAGGAGGCACAGAAGCTGACGACGGCGAAACACGGCAACAGACGCCCGGAAAGGGAAGAGCTGGCGATCCGCGTATTGACGGCGGCATTGAGGGGGGAGCGGCCGGCCCGATGGAGCAAGGCGAACCGAGCGAACGCCGCGCCAGACACACAGCGGATTCGCCGAGAAAGAGCAGGCCGC CCTTTCCCTGGTTCGGAATGGACATTGGTGGGACCCTCGTAAAACTTGTCTATTTTGAACCGAAGGACATCACAgcagaggaggaacaggaggaAGTGGAGAACCTGAAGAGCATCCGCAAGTATCTGACCTCTAATGTGGCTTATGGCTCCACCGGCATCCGGGATGTGCACCTGGAACTGAAGGATTTGACCCTGTGTGGCCGCACAGGCAACCTGCACTTCATTCGCTTCCCCACCCAAGACCTGCCTGCCTTCCTGCAGATGGGCCGCGATAAACACTTCTCCAGCCTCCATACGGCACTCTGTGCCACGGGTGGTGGGGCCTACAAGTTTGAGGCTGATTTCCGTATG ATGGCTGATCTACAGCTCCTGAAGCTGGATGAGTTGGACTGTCTCATCCGTGGTGTCCTGTACATTGACTCAGTCAACTCCAGCGGACCCTCTGAGTGTTACTACTTTGAAAATCCAACAGATCCAGTGCACTGCATAGTCAAGCCTTACAGACTGGAGAACCCCTACCCACTCTTGCTAGTCAACATCGGATCTGGGGTCAGCATTCTTGCAGTCCATTCCAAAGACAATTTTAAACGTGTCACTGGGACAAG TTTTGGAAACATGATGTGCAAGGAGAAGCGGGAATCTGTCTCCAAAGAAGACCTGGCCCGAGCAACATTAGTTACAATTACAAATAACATCGGCTCCATAACCAGGATGTGTGCCTTGAATGAG AACATAGAAAGGGTGGTGTTTGTGGGGAACTTCCTGAGGGTCAATACTCTCTCCATGAAGCTGCTGGCCTACGCTATGGAGTACTGGTCCAAAGGACAATTGAAGGCGCTGTTTCTTCAGCATGAG GGTTATTTCGGAGCTGTGGGAGCGCTTCTTGAGCTATTAAATCCCTCTTAa